Proteins co-encoded in one Microbacterium hydrocarbonoxydans genomic window:
- a CDS encoding cation:proton antiporter: MNAGDLGLVLIPLLAVAAPLLARGIRPVIRVPIIVFELVLGILAGPAVLGWVQPTEILEKLSDFGLAMLFFVAGSEIDFRAVSGRPLVRASVGWVISVILGLAVGFALAPGEGMVVIAIALSSTALGTLMPILRDAKETDTRFGRAVTVVGAVGEFLPLIAISLFLSTRTTPLATAVLLAFVVLAGLAVLMAHRVPHGRLHAFVRATLHTSDQFGVRFVLLLVASLVGLSVMLDLDMLLGAFVAGAVWRIIMARAPEKDAEAVETKVEAIAFGFLVPIFFLYTGVNFDLQALVTSPSALALLPLFLVALLLLRGSTAQLSVPPGASVRERAALGLLAATGLPIIVAVTAIGVDHDMIDSGTAAALVGAGMLSVLLFPVVGMVFRGDGARLAALRQAPAAPQGEL; encoded by the coding sequence GTGAACGCCGGTGATCTCGGACTCGTGCTGATCCCGCTGCTGGCCGTGGCGGCACCGCTGCTCGCGCGCGGCATCCGTCCCGTCATCCGCGTGCCGATCATCGTCTTCGAGCTCGTGCTCGGCATCCTCGCCGGTCCCGCGGTGTTGGGCTGGGTCCAGCCGACCGAGATCCTCGAGAAGCTCAGCGACTTCGGCCTCGCGATGCTGTTCTTCGTCGCCGGGTCCGAGATCGACTTCCGGGCGGTGAGCGGACGCCCGCTCGTGCGCGCATCGGTGGGGTGGGTCATCAGCGTGATCCTCGGACTCGCGGTCGGGTTCGCTCTGGCGCCGGGCGAGGGGATGGTCGTGATCGCGATCGCCCTCAGCTCCACCGCGCTGGGCACCCTGATGCCCATCCTGCGCGATGCCAAAGAGACCGACACCCGGTTCGGCCGAGCGGTCACGGTGGTCGGCGCCGTGGGGGAGTTCCTTCCTCTGATCGCGATCTCGCTCTTCCTCAGCACGCGCACCACGCCTCTCGCGACCGCGGTGCTGCTCGCCTTCGTGGTGCTCGCGGGCCTCGCTGTGCTGATGGCGCATCGGGTGCCGCACGGGCGTCTGCACGCGTTCGTGCGCGCCACCCTGCACACCTCCGATCAGTTCGGCGTGCGGTTCGTCCTGCTGCTGGTCGCCTCGCTGGTCGGCCTCAGCGTGATGCTCGACCTCGACATGCTTCTCGGCGCGTTCGTCGCGGGCGCCGTGTGGCGGATCATCATGGCCCGGGCGCCCGAGAAGGATGCGGAGGCCGTCGAGACCAAGGTCGAGGCGATCGCATTCGGATTCCTGGTGCCGATCTTCTTCCTCTACACCGGCGTGAACTTCGACCTGCAGGCGCTGGTCACCTCGCCCTCCGCCCTGGCGCTGTTGCCGCTGTTCCTGGTAGCGCTCCTGCTGCTGCGCGGTTCGACCGCCCAGCTCTCGGTCCCACCGGGGGCGAGCGTCAGAGAGCGCGCCGCCCTGGGGCTGCTCGCCGCCACCGGGCTGCCGATCATCGTGGCCGTCACGGCGATCGGAGTCGATCACGACATGATCGACAGCGGCACCGCGGCCGCGCTCGTGGGCGCGGGGATGCTCTCGGTGCTGCTGTTCCCGGTGGTCGGCATGGTCTTTCGTGGCGACGGTGCCCGTCTCGCGGCCCTGCGCCAAGCCCCGGCAGCACCGCAGGGGGAGTTGTGA
- a CDS encoding glutaminase, which translates to MTTASELLANAIGELAGAPREGLGEERQSRWRGHRIVRIGEAWHLGVLLLTDDRVLATAEVLRAADPGRRGYTAESARERAARRALALRGGFGEGEVAHIGWSVIDVDAVDAGGSSGPLAVIDGVPSVRWSTAGGWMPLEAYLRERVQLLRDAQS; encoded by the coding sequence GTGACGACCGCATCCGAGCTGCTCGCGAACGCGATCGGAGAGCTCGCCGGAGCACCGCGCGAAGGGCTCGGTGAGGAACGGCAGTCGCGCTGGCGCGGACACCGGATCGTCCGCATCGGGGAGGCATGGCATCTCGGGGTGCTGCTGCTGACCGACGACCGTGTTCTCGCGACCGCCGAGGTGCTTCGCGCCGCCGACCCGGGACGCCGCGGGTACACCGCGGAGTCGGCCCGCGAACGCGCGGCCCGCCGGGCTCTCGCGCTGCGAGGCGGGTTCGGCGAGGGCGAGGTCGCGCACATCGGCTGGAGCGTGATCGACGTCGACGCGGTCGACGCCGGCGGATCGTCCGGGCCGCTGGCCGTCATCGACGGGGTTCCGTCGGTGCGGTGGAGCACCGCCGGCGGCTGGATGCCGTTGGAGGCATATCTTCGCGAGCGGGTGCAGCTGCTGCGCGACGCTCAGAGTTGA
- a CDS encoding GMP synthase — MVSLLYVCVRPELGAADAEHASFRRALGVDVVDRLDLLTERLDPVRLARYRGVVVGGSPFNVTDPAKTPVQRRVEADLETIARSAVAGEIAAFFTCFSIGVVTRMLGGEVTSATPESASATVIETTAAAAEDPIFGPSAPALTVFTAHKESAAALPDGAVLLATNATCPVQAYRVGTHLYTAQFHPEPTPRDFADRMTFYRTTGYFDPEEFDIVQRQVLAASVTEGAALLRRFAQTFAPANQL; from the coding sequence GTGGTCTCGCTTCTCTACGTCTGTGTGCGCCCTGAGCTCGGGGCGGCGGATGCCGAGCACGCCTCGTTCCGCCGAGCGCTCGGCGTCGACGTCGTCGACCGCCTCGACCTGCTGACCGAGCGTCTCGACCCCGTTCGCCTCGCCCGTTACCGCGGCGTGGTCGTGGGCGGTTCGCCCTTCAACGTCACGGATCCGGCGAAGACCCCGGTGCAGCGTCGCGTCGAGGCCGATCTCGAGACCATCGCGCGCAGCGCCGTCGCGGGCGAGATCGCGGCGTTCTTCACCTGCTTCAGCATCGGCGTGGTGACACGGATGCTCGGTGGCGAGGTCACCTCCGCCACTCCGGAGTCCGCAAGCGCCACCGTGATCGAGACCACCGCAGCGGCCGCTGAAGACCCGATCTTCGGGCCGAGCGCCCCCGCCCTCACGGTCTTCACGGCTCACAAAGAGAGCGCAGCCGCACTGCCCGACGGCGCGGTGCTGCTCGCCACGAACGCCACCTGCCCGGTGCAGGCCTACCGGGTGGGCACGCACCTGTACACGGCGCAGTTTCACCCCGAGCCCACGCCGCGAGACTTCGCCGACCGCATGACGTTCTATCGCACGACCGGGTACTTCGACCCCGAGGAGTTCGACATCGTGCAGCGCCAGGTGCTCGCGGCATCCGTCACCGAGGGCGCGGCTCTGCTGCGCCGCTTCGCGCAGACGTTCGCGCCCGCGAATCAACTCTGA
- a CDS encoding LysR substrate-binding domain-containing protein gives MAKQQRRPARPPGQVRRNKAAPAQRFPPPKPPKKTASVAFDAAAPEAEEPRTFRLGAVPGATPGKWIDAWKQRMPRVPLELVPIEAATQLDALATLDAALVRLPLTDSLGHAPSADAVHVIPLYDEVPVVVASIESHLMAADELTLADLAGELVMTPSDDALAGFEVPGSVAPSFAPLPTDEAIATAATGIGVVVVPMSLARLHHRKDADHRVLADGPTSTVALAWPRGRTTPDVETFVGIVRGRTANSSR, from the coding sequence ATGGCGAAACAACAGCGGCGACCTGCGCGCCCGCCCGGACAGGTGCGGCGCAACAAGGCCGCGCCCGCCCAGCGGTTCCCGCCGCCCAAGCCGCCCAAGAAGACCGCCTCCGTGGCCTTCGACGCTGCCGCCCCCGAGGCCGAGGAGCCACGCACGTTCCGTCTCGGCGCCGTTCCCGGAGCCACCCCCGGCAAGTGGATCGATGCCTGGAAGCAGCGGATGCCGCGCGTTCCGCTCGAGCTCGTGCCGATCGAAGCCGCGACCCAGCTCGACGCCCTCGCGACTCTCGACGCCGCGCTGGTGCGGCTGCCTCTGACCGACTCGCTCGGTCATGCGCCGTCGGCCGACGCCGTGCACGTCATCCCCCTCTACGACGAGGTGCCGGTGGTCGTGGCCTCGATCGAGTCGCACCTGATGGCAGCCGACGAGCTCACCCTCGCCGATCTCGCGGGCGAGCTGGTGATGACGCCCTCCGACGACGCGCTGGCGGGGTTCGAGGTGCCGGGCTCTGTGGCCCCGTCCTTCGCTCCGCTGCCGACCGATGAGGCGATCGCGACCGCGGCGACGGGAATCGGCGTGGTCGTGGTCCCGATGTCGCTCGCCCGCCTGCACCACCGCAAGGATGCAGATCACCGAGTGCTCGCCGACGGCCCGACCTCGACCGTGGCGCTCGCGTGGCCCCGAGGGCGCACGACGCCCGACGTCGAGACCTTCGTGGGCATCGTCCGGGGACGCACGGCGAACTCGTCGCGCTGA
- a CDS encoding DapH/DapD/GlmU-related protein, producing MGKNYIDIENDQGATLRYRKHANGRGLVAHGAKVHPKAHVEAGAYVEPGARVGAGATVARGAWIEPDAVIGEGAHIEAHAHIGQGAAVGDNAHVGVRTEVGAGARIVRGARIGDDETVAAGLTVATDRRGLWLAA from the coding sequence GTGGGTAAGAACTACATCGACATCGAGAACGATCAGGGCGCCACGCTGCGATACCGCAAGCACGCCAATGGTCGCGGTCTCGTCGCGCACGGCGCGAAGGTGCATCCCAAGGCGCACGTCGAAGCGGGTGCGTACGTCGAACCCGGAGCGCGCGTCGGAGCCGGCGCGACAGTCGCCCGGGGCGCCTGGATCGAGCCGGATGCCGTGATCGGCGAAGGCGCGCACATCGAGGCGCACGCGCACATCGGCCAGGGCGCCGCGGTGGGCGACAACGCCCACGTCGGCGTACGCACCGAGGTCGGCGCCGGCGCACGCATCGTTCGCGGTGCACGCATCGGCGACGACGAGACCGTCGCCGCCGGACTCACCGTGGCCACGGATCGCCGCGGCCTCTGGTTGGCCGCCTGA
- a CDS encoding Fpg/Nei family DNA glycosylase, producing the protein MPEGDTVFRTARRLEEALVGAEVTRFDLRVPRFATVDLTGQPVIASIPRGKHLLLRIGESTLHSHLRMDGAWLTYRHGEKWRHPAFKVRAIVGTSQRDAVGIDLAEIEVVPTRDEHELVGHLGPDPLGPDWDAAEAAGRLGTDSRAIHVALLDQRNVAGFGNEYAAELLFLRGVLPTTPTPEVDVVALLELGVRTIRANRDRRHRTFTGVDRPGQGTWVYGRAGRPCRRCGTPVRRGELGADPTRERITFWCPVCQS; encoded by the coding sequence ATGCCCGAGGGTGACACCGTCTTTCGCACCGCACGCCGACTCGAAGAGGCGCTGGTCGGTGCAGAGGTCACCCGCTTCGATCTGCGCGTTCCGCGTTTCGCGACGGTCGACCTGACCGGACAGCCGGTCATCGCCTCGATCCCTCGTGGCAAGCATCTGCTGCTGCGCATCGGCGAGAGCACACTGCATTCCCATCTGCGCATGGACGGCGCCTGGCTGACCTACCGGCACGGTGAGAAGTGGCGGCATCCGGCCTTCAAGGTGCGAGCGATCGTGGGCACCTCGCAACGCGACGCGGTCGGCATCGACCTGGCCGAGATCGAGGTCGTGCCGACCCGCGACGAGCACGAGCTGGTGGGCCACCTCGGCCCCGACCCGCTCGGCCCCGACTGGGATGCCGCCGAGGCCGCGGGCCGCCTCGGCACAGACTCCCGAGCGATCCACGTCGCGCTGCTCGACCAGCGCAACGTCGCGGGTTTCGGCAACGAGTATGCCGCCGAGCTGTTGTTCCTGCGCGGCGTGCTGCCGACGACGCCGACGCCCGAGGTCGACGTCGTGGCGCTGCTCGAGCTCGGCGTGCGCACGATCCGCGCCAATCGCGACCGCCGTCATCGCACCTTCACCGGCGTCGACAGACCGGGCCAGGGCACGTGGGTCTACGGCCGCGCCGGACGACCGTGCCGCCGCTGCGGAACCCCCGTCCGCCGCGGGGAGCTCGGTGCGGATCCGACTCGAGAACGCATCACGTTCTGGTGTCCCGTATGCCAGTCCTGA
- a CDS encoding EI24 domain-containing protein, with product MIGEFFEGIRTLLRGFGTWRRRPGLMALGLVPAVIAAVLLIAVLVPLALSLGLISDALTPFADRWLEPWRSLFRGAVSLVVLVAALALASAVFSALALAIGDPFYQRIWHAVETDLGEPPASDGGGFWTALGEGLRLVLLGVLVAVAVLLIGLIPLVGGVLGAVLGVTLTGRLLARELTGRAFDARDLSPADRALLFRGSRARVLGFGVATQLCFLVPGGAVAVMPAAVAGSTLLARTMLERTPLAPTSPPLTQTPPRPGSTDARG from the coding sequence ATGATCGGGGAGTTCTTCGAGGGCATCCGCACCCTTCTGCGGGGATTCGGCACCTGGCGCCGGCGTCCCGGGCTCATGGCACTGGGGCTGGTGCCCGCGGTGATCGCGGCCGTGCTGCTGATCGCCGTGCTCGTGCCCCTCGCGCTCTCACTCGGACTGATCTCCGATGCGCTGACGCCGTTCGCGGATCGCTGGCTCGAGCCGTGGCGCTCGCTGTTCCGCGGCGCCGTGAGCCTGGTCGTCCTCGTCGCGGCCCTCGCCCTGGCGAGCGCCGTGTTCAGCGCTCTCGCCCTCGCGATCGGCGATCCGTTCTATCAGCGCATCTGGCACGCGGTCGAGACCGACCTCGGTGAGCCGCCCGCATCGGACGGCGGAGGCTTCTGGACCGCGCTCGGCGAAGGTCTGCGTCTCGTGCTCCTCGGTGTGCTCGTCGCGGTCGCCGTGCTTCTGATCGGCCTCATCCCGCTGGTGGGCGGTGTTCTCGGCGCGGTGCTCGGCGTCACGCTGACCGGCCGACTGCTCGCCCGCGAACTCACCGGGCGCGCGTTCGACGCACGCGATCTCTCCCCCGCCGACCGTGCACTGCTCTTCCGGGGCAGTCGCGCGCGGGTCCTGGGTTTCGGGGTGGCGACGCAGCTCTGCTTCCTGGTCCCCGGCGGCGCCGTGGCGGTCATGCCGGCGGCGGTAGCGGGGTCCACCCTGCTCGCCCGCACCATGCTCGAGCGCACGCCGCTTGCACCGACCTCTCCTCCCCTCACACAGACACCGCCGCGGCCGGGATCGACCGATGCCCGAGGGTGA